The following DNA comes from Candidatus Eisenbacteria bacterium.
GTGGATCTGCCCGATACAGCCTCTCAACCTGCCGGACTCCTTGATGGTGACAAAGGCGCCTTTCTTTTCACTTAGTTCCCCAGCCTCATCCGGAGGCTCCAGCACCTTTCCGGTTAGAAGATAGTTGTTGATGCTTTCCCTGGCAATTTCGATCAGCCTCTTTTTGCCATCTTTGCTAATCACGCATTTCACCTCACTCAAAAGCATTCCCGGAAGACGCAGCCGCCCTAAGTCGCCGGACCCATCACAGCAGCAGCTGCGTAACCCACAACGCTGCGTCTATCACCAATGGCGTCGCCCGAGTTTGCATACTTGAGAATCTCCACAGAATTTCCACCCATGGATTTGGCTGCGAGGAGAACCGTCGCTATCGCACCCCCGCCGCACGCTTCGCACGTGTCGGTTTCGAGGTCCATCAGTAACGAGGTTGCATCAAAGGATTCAAGATGCTTGAGGACTATCCGGTCAAGCCTGACTGCCTCATCGTAGCCATGAAAATGAGACAAATCGGAACTCGCAATCAAGATTGCCTTCTTTCCTTTGAGGACGACCTTGAGACTCCCGGCAATCTTCTCGCACACCACCCTGTTCTGGATACCCAACGCAATAGGGACAATCTTGATGTCCGGCATCACCTTCTGAAGAAACGGCAGCTGGACTTCTATGGAATGTTCTCCGGTATGCCCGGAGGCAGTGAGTCTCATAAGCGGATCTCTGCTTGCCAGCTCGCGCGCTATGTCTGCGTCAACTTCCACGAGCCCAAGAGGTGTCTTGAACGCTCTGCCTGGATATATGGAAGCCTCCGGATGA
Coding sequences within:
- the amrB gene encoding AmmeMemoRadiSam system protein B, coding for MGTEHEKKEIREPSVAGSFYPGDKSSLSREVEKLLEMAGKRALKGKILGVIVPHAGYVFSGLVAAHAYRQLEGLKFDVAVLIGPSHRAYHPEASIYPGRAFKTPLGLVEVDADIARELASRDPLMRLTASGHTGEHSIEVQLPFLQKVMPDIKIVPIALGIQNRVVCEKIAGSLKVVLKGKKAILIASSDLSHFHGYDEAVRLDRIVLKHLESFDATSLLMDLETDTCEACGGGAIATVLLAAKSMGGNSVEILKYANSGDAIGDRRSVVGYAAAAVMGPAT